In Hamadaea flava, a genomic segment contains:
- a CDS encoding YdeI/OmpD-associated family protein, whose product MKFQAVIELHGKTATGIVVPDEVVEALAAGKRPAVRATIREHTYETTIAPMGGRFLMPVSSDVRAAAGVAAGDEVEVTVEVDAAPRQVEVPDDLAAALDAVPAARKTFDGLSVSLRKYHVTQVTGAKTDETRQRRIEKSVATLAEGRAR is encoded by the coding sequence GTGAAGTTCCAGGCCGTCATCGAACTGCACGGCAAGACCGCGACCGGCATCGTCGTCCCGGACGAGGTGGTCGAGGCGCTCGCGGCGGGCAAGCGCCCGGCGGTGCGGGCGACCATCCGCGAGCACACCTACGAGACGACCATCGCGCCGATGGGCGGCCGGTTCCTGATGCCGGTCAGCTCCGACGTACGCGCCGCGGCCGGCGTCGCCGCCGGCGACGAGGTCGAGGTGACGGTCGAGGTCGACGCCGCGCCTCGGCAGGTCGAGGTGCCGGACGACCTGGCAGCGGCGTTGGACGCCGTGCCCGCCGCCCGCAAGACCTTCGACGGGCTCTCGGTGAGCCTGCGCAAGTACCACGTGACACAGGTGACCGGGGCGAAGACCGACGAGACCCGGCAGCGGCGGATCGAGAAGTCGGTCGCCACTCTCGCCGAGGGCCGCGCCCGCTAG
- a CDS encoding sulfatase: MRIRRPLAIGAAVFAVLVLVLLMIAPDESVRLTPAAFVRLPIDLIVGLGLILVLPPKARRVAVPVIGVLLGVLAVLKILSLGFSTVLDRPFDPVADWSFLGSGATYLRLSSGRPVEIAAIVGAILLGLLVLVLAVVAFRSLARVSVEHRTPAAATLGVLAVGWVILAITGAQLVTAVPVAGRDGYDRVRQVTSGIEDQRQFIAALKQDRFRDVPPDQLLTGLRGKDVVFAIVESYGRTALEHPEIAPQIDQVLADGTARLARAGYAARSGYLTSPVVGGGSWLADSTLLSGLWVDNQQRYDTLTASDRLTLTSAFAKTGGRSVAVMPATVAGFPEGEFFGYDQVYASKDLAYKGPLYAFAMMPDQYTLSQFQQRERSKADRPPVMAVIPLISSHAPWEPVPTLRPWDQVGDGSTFEEKPGAGDSADLVIHRDPARLRKDYRTAITYSLETIISYVETYGDDNLVLVFLGDHQPAPAVTGPGAGHDVPITIVARDRALLDRTASWGWTDGLRPAPTAPVWPMDQFRDRFLTAFS; this comes from the coding sequence GTGCGCATCCGGCGTCCGCTGGCGATCGGGGCGGCGGTCTTCGCCGTCCTCGTGCTCGTCCTCCTCATGATCGCCCCGGACGAGTCCGTCCGGCTGACCCCGGCGGCGTTCGTCCGTCTCCCGATCGACCTGATCGTCGGCCTGGGCCTGATCCTGGTGCTGCCGCCGAAGGCCCGTCGCGTCGCCGTCCCCGTCATCGGCGTCCTGCTGGGCGTACTCGCCGTGTTGAAGATCCTCAGCCTGGGCTTCTCCACCGTTCTCGACCGGCCGTTCGATCCGGTCGCCGACTGGAGCTTCCTGGGCTCCGGCGCGACCTACCTGCGTCTGTCGAGCGGCCGCCCGGTCGAGATCGCCGCGATCGTCGGCGCGATCCTGCTGGGACTGCTGGTGCTGGTGCTGGCCGTGGTCGCCTTCCGCAGCCTGGCGAGAGTGTCGGTCGAGCACCGTACGCCGGCCGCCGCCACGCTCGGCGTCCTCGCCGTCGGCTGGGTGATCCTCGCGATCACCGGCGCGCAACTGGTCACCGCCGTTCCGGTCGCCGGACGTGACGGCTACGACCGCGTACGCCAGGTGACCTCCGGGATCGAGGATCAGCGGCAGTTCATCGCCGCGCTGAAGCAGGACCGGTTCCGCGACGTCCCGCCGGATCAGCTGCTGACCGGGCTACGCGGCAAGGACGTCGTCTTCGCCATCGTCGAGAGCTATGGGCGTACCGCATTGGAGCACCCCGAGATCGCGCCGCAGATCGACCAGGTGCTGGCCGACGGGACGGCGCGGCTCGCCCGCGCCGGGTACGCCGCCCGCAGCGGTTACCTGACCTCACCGGTCGTGGGCGGCGGCAGCTGGCTGGCCGACTCGACGCTGCTGTCCGGCCTGTGGGTCGACAATCAGCAGCGCTACGACACCCTGACCGCCAGCGACCGGCTCACGCTGACCTCCGCCTTCGCCAAGACGGGCGGACGTTCGGTCGCCGTCATGCCCGCGACCGTCGCCGGTTTCCCGGAGGGGGAGTTCTTCGGCTACGACCAGGTGTACGCGTCCAAGGACCTCGCCTACAAAGGCCCCCTGTACGCCTTCGCGATGATGCCGGACCAGTACACGCTGTCGCAGTTCCAGCAGCGGGAACGCAGTAAGGCCGACCGGCCGCCGGTGATGGCGGTGATCCCGCTGATCTCCAGCCACGCCCCGTGGGAGCCGGTGCCGACCCTGCGCCCATGGGACCAGGTCGGCGACGGTTCGACGTTCGAGGAGAAGCCGGGCGCGGGCGACTCCGCCGACCTCGTGATCCATCGCGATCCGGCCCGGCTGCGCAAGGACTACCGGACGGCGATCACGTACTCGCTGGAAACGATCATCTCCTATGTGGAGACCTACGGCGACGACAACCTCGTGCTCGTCTTCCTCGGCGACCACCAGCCCGCGCCCGCCGTGACCGGGCCGGGCGCCGGTCACGACGTGCCGATCACCATCGTGGCCCGCGACCGGGCACTGCTCGACCGGACCGCGTCCTGGGGCTGGACCGACGGGCTGCGACCCGCTCCCACCGCGCCCGTCTGGCCGATGGACCAGTTCCGCGACCGCTTCCTGACCGCCTTCTCCTGA
- a CDS encoding glycosyltransferase family 4 protein: protein MTSAVQTVHFVVPSDIDATPSGGNVYDRHVIDRLGIVGRVPAEHPVAGAWPHPSPADLDRLDQALAALPDRATVVVDGLIGSAAPAVLARHQRLRLILLMHMPLSTPEEAAALRSVSAVVTTSQWTRRLVSSWYAYRGDRVHVAEPGVDARPIHPGTAAGTQLICVAAVTPGKGQDILVDALATLTDLEWTLDCAGPLDRDPAYVDALRKQIDAAGLTDRIVLGGVRTRWNGDLLCLASRGETYGMVIGEALAQGMPVVAADVGGVPEALGRGGLLVPPDDPASFARAVRSWLTDPHVRADLRTAALARRSSLTGWDETVRRFAAAL, encoded by the coding sequence ATGACATCGGCCGTTCAGACCGTCCACTTCGTCGTCCCGAGCGACATCGACGCCACCCCCAGCGGCGGCAACGTCTACGACCGTCACGTCATCGACCGGCTAGGCATCGTGGGCCGGGTTCCGGCCGAGCATCCGGTCGCGGGGGCCTGGCCCCATCCGTCGCCGGCCGACCTCGACCGGCTCGACCAGGCGCTCGCGGCACTGCCTGACCGGGCGACGGTGGTCGTCGACGGGCTCATCGGCTCCGCCGCGCCCGCGGTGCTCGCCCGGCATCAGCGGCTTCGACTGATCCTGCTGATGCACATGCCACTGTCCACACCAGAGGAAGCGGCGGCGCTGCGGTCGGTCAGCGCCGTCGTCACCACCAGCCAGTGGACCCGCCGGCTCGTCAGCAGCTGGTACGCGTACCGGGGCGACCGGGTGCACGTTGCCGAACCCGGGGTGGACGCGCGGCCGATCCACCCCGGTACGGCCGCCGGAACGCAGCTGATCTGCGTCGCGGCCGTCACCCCCGGCAAAGGCCAGGACATCCTCGTGGACGCGCTCGCCACCCTGACGGATCTGGAGTGGACGCTCGACTGCGCCGGCCCGCTCGACCGCGATCCGGCCTATGTGGACGCATTGCGGAAGCAGATCGATGCCGCCGGCCTGACCGACCGGATCGTGCTCGGCGGTGTGCGTACTCGTTGGAATGGCGATTTGCTGTGTCTCGCGAGCCGGGGGGAGACCTACGGCATGGTGATCGGGGAGGCGTTGGCCCAAGGCATGCCGGTGGTGGCGGCGGACGTCGGTGGCGTGCCGGAGGCGCTGGGCCGGGGCGGGCTGCTCGTGCCGCCCGACGACCCGGCGTCCTTCGCGCGGGCCGTGCGTTCGTGGCTCACCGACCCGCACGTACGCGCGGACCTGCGGACCGCCGCGCTGGCCCGCCGGTCGAGCCTGACCGGCTGGGACGAGACGGTCCGCCGGTTCGCGGCGGCCCTGTAG
- a CDS encoding GTP cyclohydrolase II: MTPEPIPPAEIRTEVTVPLRFADGYATMACVVSFTGLVDDREHVALRLGTIPPGRPPLVRPHSECLTGDVFGSQRCDCGPQLRESAERITAAGGYLLYLRQEGRGIGLYAKLEAYTLQDAGLDTYQANLALGHAEDERDYTVAAQMLHALGAGRIALLSNNPDKAEQLDRLGIAVTEHVATGVHLSPANAGYLAAKARLGGHTIFG; the protein is encoded by the coding sequence ATGACGCCCGAGCCGATCCCGCCGGCCGAGATCCGGACCGAGGTCACCGTCCCGCTGCGCTTCGCCGACGGGTACGCGACCATGGCCTGCGTCGTCTCGTTCACCGGCCTGGTCGACGACCGCGAACACGTCGCGTTGCGGCTCGGCACGATCCCGCCCGGTCGCCCGCCACTGGTACGCCCGCACAGCGAATGCCTGACCGGCGACGTCTTCGGCAGCCAGCGGTGCGACTGCGGCCCGCAGCTACGCGAATCGGCCGAACGGATCACCGCCGCCGGGGGATACCTGCTCTACCTGCGGCAGGAGGGACGGGGGATCGGCCTGTACGCCAAACTGGAGGCGTACACGCTGCAGGATGCTGGGCTCGACACCTATCAGGCGAACCTCGCGCTCGGGCACGCCGAGGACGAGCGGGACTACACCGTCGCCGCCCAGATGCTCCACGCGCTCGGTGCGGGCCGCATCGCGCTGCTCAGCAACAACCCCGACAAGGCCGAGCAGTTGGACCGGCTCGGCATCGCCGTGACCGAGCACGTGGCGACCGGGGTGCACCTGTCGCCGGCCAATGCCGGATACCTCGCGGCCAAGGCCAGACTCGGCGGCCACACGATCTTCGGCTGA
- a CDS encoding Na+/H+ antiporter, whose product MLGLELVVLLGLALLVCGLLARRTGVAPPVLLLICGVLLGFIPVLREVHLPPEMVLLLFLPALLYWESITTSLREIRNNLRVIVLVSTVLVIGTAAAVAWAAHALGMPWGPAWVLGAAVAPTDATAVGVLARALPRRQVTVLRAESLINDGTALVIYGLAVGVTVGEEHLSTLHVSWLFGVAYAGGALAGALVGWLSVQSRRWIDDRVLGNVVTILTPFSAFLLAELIDASGVLAVVVAGLWLSQAGPRVIRAEARQQAEAFWSMATYLLNGTLFVLIGLQVHDAVRGQDGKAFTDGLTAVAIISAVVIGTRFVWLFTTPYLIRALDRRPQQRLRRMGPRPRVVSGLSGFRGAVSLAAALAVPRLMASGEPFPNRDMIIFVTTGVIVVTLAQALLLPRVVRWAHLPPDTSPAQERHLAETTATEEALAAMPRIAGDLGVEPKVVDRLRHEYEKHLRVLRASEPDVDDQPALTYDQQYTELKLAVLAYKRATVVRLRDDGSIDDIVLRNVQTRLDLEEVRLTRHEALE is encoded by the coding sequence GTGCTCGGTCTCGAACTCGTCGTGCTGCTCGGCCTCGCGCTGCTGGTCTGCGGTCTGCTGGCCCGGCGTACCGGGGTCGCCCCGCCGGTGCTGCTGCTGATCTGCGGCGTGCTGCTCGGGTTCATCCCGGTGCTTCGGGAGGTGCACCTGCCGCCCGAGATGGTGCTGCTGTTGTTCCTGCCCGCCCTGCTGTACTGGGAGAGCATCACCACCTCGCTTCGCGAGATCCGCAACAACCTGCGGGTGATCGTGCTGGTCAGCACCGTGCTCGTGATCGGGACGGCGGCCGCGGTCGCCTGGGCGGCGCACGCGCTCGGGATGCCGTGGGGTCCCGCCTGGGTGCTCGGGGCGGCGGTCGCACCGACCGACGCGACGGCGGTCGGGGTGCTGGCGCGGGCGCTGCCGCGCCGACAGGTCACCGTGTTACGGGCCGAGAGCCTCATCAACGACGGCACCGCCCTGGTCATCTACGGACTGGCGGTCGGGGTCACCGTCGGCGAGGAACATCTGAGCACCCTGCACGTGAGCTGGCTGTTCGGAGTCGCGTACGCCGGAGGGGCGCTGGCCGGAGCCCTCGTGGGCTGGCTGTCGGTGCAGTCCCGCCGCTGGATCGACGACCGTGTGCTGGGCAACGTCGTGACGATCCTGACGCCGTTCTCGGCGTTCCTGCTCGCCGAGTTGATCGACGCGTCCGGGGTGCTGGCGGTCGTCGTGGCGGGCCTGTGGCTGAGTCAAGCCGGGCCACGGGTCATCCGGGCGGAGGCCCGTCAGCAGGCCGAGGCGTTCTGGTCGATGGCGACCTACCTGCTCAACGGAACGTTGTTCGTCCTCATCGGGCTCCAGGTGCACGACGCCGTACGCGGTCAGGACGGCAAGGCGTTCACCGACGGGCTGACGGCGGTCGCGATCATCTCGGCGGTGGTCATCGGCACCCGGTTCGTCTGGCTGTTCACCACGCCGTACCTGATCCGTGCGCTGGATCGGCGGCCGCAGCAGCGGCTGCGCCGGATGGGGCCACGGCCGCGCGTGGTCAGCGGCCTGTCCGGCTTCCGGGGCGCAGTGTCGCTGGCCGCCGCGCTCGCGGTGCCCCGGCTGATGGCGTCCGGGGAGCCGTTCCCGAACCGAGACATGATCATCTTCGTGACGACTGGCGTCATCGTGGTGACCTTGGCGCAGGCGCTGCTCCTGCCCCGGGTCGTACGCTGGGCGCACCTCCCGCCGGACACCTCGCCGGCCCAGGAGCGGCACCTCGCGGAGACGACCGCGACGGAGGAGGCGCTCGCGGCGATGCCCCGGATCGCCGGCGATCTCGGGGTCGAGCCGAAGGTGGTCGACCGGCTGCGCCACGAGTACGAGAAGCACCTGCGGGTGCTGCGGGCGTCCGAGCCCGACGTCGACGATCAGCCCGCGCTGACCTACGACCAGCAGTACACCGAGCTCAAGCTGGCCGTGCTGGCGTACAAGCGGGCCACCGTGGTGCGGCTGCGCGACGACGGCAGCATCGACGACATCGTGCTGCGCAACGTGCAGACCCGGCTGGATCTCGAAGAGGTGCGGCTGACCCGCCACGAGGCCCTCGAATAG
- a CDS encoding lysylphosphatidylglycerol synthase transmembrane domain-containing protein codes for MTASRSNRPFWGWARAIGGFALLAVLLWRVGAGPFLAGVRRIDAVAIGVALAAGALTTVCSAWRWRLVAARLGVSLPFPRAVAAYYRAQFLNTTLPGGIAGDVHRAVRHGRSIGDVRLGVRSVAVERIAGQAVVVALGVVLLALLPSPVRGYARYALIPLAVPAGVLAWRQRRRIAEMPWLGVAGLSAVILAGHLTTFVVAARTAGATASLTRLLPLTLCALLAMMLPLNLAGWGPREGVAAWAFGAAGLTAEQGVATAVTYGVLGLAACLPGALVLLARVLKPSTLDEGVAVHG; via the coding sequence ATGACCGCGTCCAGATCGAACCGCCCGTTCTGGGGGTGGGCCCGGGCGATCGGCGGCTTCGCCCTGCTCGCCGTTCTCTTGTGGCGGGTGGGCGCCGGCCCGTTCCTGGCCGGCGTACGCCGGATCGACGCGGTCGCGATCGGAGTCGCGCTCGCGGCGGGTGCCCTGACGACGGTGTGTTCGGCGTGGCGCTGGCGGCTGGTGGCGGCCCGGTTGGGGGTGAGCCTGCCGTTCCCGCGCGCGGTCGCGGCGTACTACCGGGCACAGTTCCTCAACACGACGCTGCCCGGCGGGATCGCGGGCGACGTGCATCGCGCCGTCCGGCATGGACGGTCGATCGGCGACGTCCGGCTCGGGGTGCGCTCGGTCGCGGTCGAGCGGATCGCCGGTCAGGCGGTGGTCGTCGCGCTGGGCGTGGTGCTGCTGGCCCTCTTGCCGTCCCCGGTACGCGGCTACGCCCGCTACGCCCTGATCCCGCTGGCGGTGCCGGCCGGAGTCCTGGCGTGGCGGCAGCGGCGGAGGATCGCTGAGATGCCGTGGCTCGGGGTCGCCGGGCTGTCGGCGGTCATCCTCGCCGGGCACCTGACCACGTTCGTCGTGGCGGCCCGGACGGCGGGCGCGACGGCGTCGCTGACCCGGCTGCTGCCGCTGACTCTGTGCGCGTTGCTGGCGATGATGCTGCCGCTGAACCTCGCCGGATGGGGGCCCCGCGAAGGTGTCGCCGCCTGGGCGTTCGGCGCTGCCGGGCTGACTGCCGAGCAGGGCGTCGCCACCGCGGTGACGTACGGCGTACTGGGGTTGGCGGCCTGCCTGCCGGGCGCGCTCGTGCTGCTCGCCCGGGTGCTCAAACCGTCCACTCTGGATGAGGGGGTGGCCGTCCATGGCTGA
- a CDS encoding proline racemase family protein, translating to MDHGVVRTVDYHTGGEPFRIVTDPGPIAGETVAARRVSAMADPRVDGLRRLLCFEPRGHADMYGGFLVPPDDDGAHLGVLFWHKDGFSTACGHGTIALGAWAVRSGLVPVTGEQTDVVIDVPSGRVTARVHVNDGRVSKVDFVNVPSYLIARDVEVGEYRVDVSFGGAIYAQVDAASLGLTVTPESHQDLIAIGREIKWALNDSPWARHPSDDRLSGVYGTILYEELGPLHQRNVTIFADGELDRSPCGSGTAARVATLAATGRLHPGQAFVHDSIVGSRFTASIVSETTVDGFAAVVPCVTGTAYQTGEHTFVVDPDDDLPGFVLR from the coding sequence ATGGATCACGGCGTTGTGCGTACCGTCGACTATCACACAGGCGGTGAGCCCTTCCGGATCGTGACCGACCCCGGGCCGATCGCGGGCGAGACCGTCGCGGCCCGGCGGGTGAGCGCGATGGCCGATCCGCGTGTGGACGGGCTGCGGCGGCTGCTGTGTTTCGAGCCGCGCGGGCACGCGGACATGTACGGCGGTTTCCTCGTGCCGCCGGACGACGACGGCGCGCACCTGGGCGTGCTGTTCTGGCACAAGGACGGCTTCTCGACGGCCTGCGGGCACGGCACCATCGCGCTCGGCGCGTGGGCCGTCCGCAGTGGACTCGTGCCGGTCACCGGTGAGCAGACCGATGTGGTCATCGACGTGCCGTCCGGCCGCGTGACCGCCCGGGTTCACGTGAACGACGGCCGCGTGTCGAAGGTGGACTTCGTCAACGTACCGAGTTACCTCATCGCGCGCGACGTCGAAGTGGGGGAGTACCGCGTCGACGTGAGCTTCGGCGGCGCGATCTACGCCCAGGTGGATGCCGCCTCGCTCGGTCTGACGGTGACGCCGGAGTCGCATCAGGACCTCATCGCGATCGGCCGCGAGATCAAGTGGGCGCTGAACGACAGCCCGTGGGCGAGACACCCCAGCGACGACCGGCTCAGCGGCGTCTACGGCACGATCCTCTACGAGGAACTCGGCCCGCTGCACCAGCGCAACGTCACGATCTTCGCCGACGGCGAGCTGGACCGGTCGCCGTGCGGTTCCGGCACCGCCGCGCGGGTCGCCACGCTCGCCGCGACCGGACGGCTCCACCCCGGACAGGCGTTCGTGCACGACTCGATCGTCGGCTCGCGGTTCACCGCCTCGATCGTCTCGGAGACCACTGTGGATGGCTTCGCTGCAGTCGTGCCGTGCGTCACCGGAACCGCGTACCAGACCGGGGAGCACACCTTCGTCGTCGATCCCGACGACGACCTGCCGGGATTCGTGCTGCGATGA
- a CDS encoding RibD family protein produces the protein MADRPYILLSCSMSIDGYLSGPTEDRLLLSNEADFDRVDAVRAAHDAILVGATTIRHDNPRLLIRSDDRRDERVRLGLPSSPMKVTVTGSALLDPEAAFFAAGDAEKLVYCQSDSVSEAKSRLGGCATIVDGGQPVDLRALTEDLYARGVRRLMVEGGGTVHTQFLTADLADELHLVVAPFFVGDSRGRRFVGDGRFPFHPGRRAALAEVRQIGDVVLMRYALSPRCDASGGAG, from the coding sequence ATGGCTGACCGCCCGTACATCCTGCTCAGTTGCAGCATGTCGATCGACGGCTACCTCAGTGGCCCGACCGAGGACCGGCTGCTGCTGTCCAACGAAGCCGACTTCGACCGCGTGGACGCCGTACGCGCGGCGCACGACGCCATCCTCGTCGGCGCGACCACCATCCGGCACGACAATCCCCGCCTGCTGATCCGTTCGGACGACCGGCGGGACGAACGCGTACGCCTGGGCCTGCCGTCGAGCCCGATGAAGGTGACCGTCACGGGGTCGGCGCTGCTCGACCCGGAGGCGGCGTTCTTCGCGGCGGGCGACGCGGAGAAGCTCGTGTACTGCCAGAGCGACTCGGTCAGCGAAGCCAAGTCCCGCCTGGGCGGCTGCGCCACGATCGTCGACGGCGGGCAGCCGGTCGATCTGCGGGCGCTGACCGAGGACCTCTACGCCCGGGGCGTACGCCGCCTGATGGTCGAAGGCGGCGGCACCGTGCACACCCAGTTCCTCACCGCCGACCTGGCCGACGAGTTGCACCTGGTGGTGGCCCCGTTCTTCGTGGGCGACTCCCGGGGGCGGCGATTCGTCGGCGACGGCCGGTTCCCCTTCCACCCCGGACGCCGGGCGGCCCTCGCCGAGGTACGCCAGATCGGCGACGTCGTGCTGATGCGGTACGCACTCTCGCCGCGCTGCGACGCGTCCGGGGGCGCCGGATGA
- a CDS encoding CG0192-related protein, with the protein MAVLYKAELHPSKLDLINAWLPGRPWFAGPVGVPVDRLAACRFDDPAGEVGVETMLVRAGDGPIYHTPLTYRGAPLAGAAAFLLGTSEHSTLGTRWIYDAVGDPVYAAVLAAAIVSGGGEAEEYIEDEDGRQQRREPAMTVRGSGVPGAVAARISVVREVVDSDPAVVVTDGAQLHVVRVVGTPVAGATLTATWPGATAVLASL; encoded by the coding sequence ATGGCGGTGCTGTACAAAGCCGAGCTGCACCCGTCGAAGCTCGATCTGATCAACGCCTGGCTGCCCGGTCGCCCGTGGTTCGCCGGGCCGGTCGGCGTACCGGTGGACCGGCTGGCGGCCTGCCGATTCGACGACCCGGCCGGTGAGGTGGGCGTCGAGACGATGCTCGTGCGCGCCGGAGACGGGCCGATCTACCACACTCCGCTGACGTACCGGGGCGCGCCGCTGGCCGGGGCGGCGGCCTTCCTGCTGGGCACCTCCGAGCATTCGACACTCGGGACGCGGTGGATCTACGACGCGGTCGGCGATCCGGTCTATGCCGCTGTGCTGGCGGCCGCCATCGTCTCCGGCGGCGGCGAGGCCGAGGAGTACATCGAGGACGAGGACGGCCGCCAGCAGCGTCGCGAGCCCGCGATGACGGTGCGCGGCAGCGGCGTACCGGGGGCCGTCGCGGCGCGGATCAGCGTCGTCCGCGAGGTCGTCGACAGCGATCCGGCCGTCGTCGTGACGGACGGCGCGCAGCTGCACGTGGTCCGGGTCGTCGGCACGCCCGTCGCGGGCGCGACCCTGACCGCGACCTGGCCCGGCGCGACGGCCGTGCTCGCGTCACTATGA
- a CDS encoding winged helix DNA-binding domain-containing protein — protein MDVSWGFVSGRRLDRHGLTTPVADVAAAARAMCGTHSQVLSAAELSIGLRLADGTRQDVQNALWSERTLVKTFGPRGTIHLLPAEDLALWCGALGAIPSGNPSPPGIRVTPEQTEELVTALGTILSDGEFTVDEVTDALGVRVGSWAVDPVVPAFQTFWPRWRQITHLAAHRGVLCFGPNKGRNVTYTNPARWLPGFTPAPAAESTSWLLHSYLYAYGPSASPHFARWLAAPPRWAASVFADADLDEVTVEGTAAWVNRGDTEFPSAADGVHLLPHFDAYAVGGQPRELLFPGEAAKRALAGSQAGNHPVLLVDGVVAGVWHQKKSAKNVAITVDPLRTLTAQQRGQLDTQVERVGAILGLKPSLTIDTVTVGPHA, from the coding sequence GTGGACGTGTCATGGGGGTTTGTCAGTGGCCGGCGGCTCGACCGGCACGGTTTGACCACCCCGGTCGCCGACGTCGCGGCTGCCGCGCGGGCGATGTGCGGTACGCACTCCCAGGTGCTCTCCGCGGCCGAGCTGTCGATCGGGCTGCGGCTGGCCGACGGCACCCGCCAGGACGTGCAGAACGCGCTGTGGTCCGAGCGCACCCTGGTCAAGACGTTCGGTCCCCGGGGAACCATCCATCTGCTGCCCGCTGAGGATCTGGCTCTATGGTGCGGCGCGTTGGGCGCCATCCCGTCGGGCAATCCGTCTCCGCCGGGCATACGCGTGACCCCGGAGCAGACGGAAGAACTGGTCACCGCGCTCGGCACGATCCTCTCCGACGGCGAGTTCACCGTCGACGAGGTGACCGACGCACTCGGCGTACGGGTCGGGTCGTGGGCGGTCGACCCGGTCGTGCCCGCGTTTCAGACGTTCTGGCCCCGGTGGCGGCAGATCACCCATCTGGCGGCGCATCGCGGAGTTCTCTGTTTCGGTCCGAACAAGGGGCGCAACGTCACCTACACCAACCCGGCTCGCTGGCTGCCCGGCTTCACGCCCGCGCCGGCCGCCGAGTCCACCTCCTGGCTACTGCACAGCTACTTGTACGCGTACGGCCCGTCGGCGTCGCCGCACTTCGCCCGATGGCTCGCCGCGCCGCCCCGCTGGGCCGCCTCCGTCTTCGCTGACGCCGATCTCGACGAGGTGACCGTCGAAGGCACCGCCGCCTGGGTGAACCGCGGCGACACAGAGTTCCCGTCCGCGGCCGACGGCGTCCACTTGCTACCCCACTTCGACGCGTACGCCGTCGGCGGTCAGCCGCGCGAACTGCTGTTCCCCGGCGAGGCGGCGAAACGGGCGCTGGCTGGAAGCCAGGCGGGCAACCATCCGGTGCTGCTCGTCGACGGCGTCGTCGCGGGAGTGTGGCATCAGAAGAAGTCCGCCAAGAACGTCGCGATCACCGTTGATCCGTTGCGTACGCTGACCGCCCAACAGCGCGGGCAGCTCGATACGCAGGTCGAACGGGTCGGTGCGATCCTCGGGCTGAAGCCGTCGTTGACCATCGACACCGTGACGGTCGGCCCCCACGCGTGA
- a CDS encoding aldo/keto reductase produces MRTTTLGTRGPEVGVVGLGCMGMSHAYDDPANRDDDVSIGVIRQALDLGVTLIDTADVYGPYTNEELVGRALTGAYRDRAVLATKVGLVPDGSSDSTSPNYGRNGSPEYIRRAIDASLRRLGTDHVDLYQLHRVDPTVPIEETWGAMAETVAAGKARQIGLSEVTADEIRRAQTVHPVASVQSELSLWTRDPLAEVLPYCVREGIAFLPFSPLGRGFLAGRVSSFDELPADDFRRRLPRFQQDALRANLALVGRVQAVADRIGATPAQVALAWVLAQGEWVVPIPGTKTPKYLIDNAGAADVRLSAEDLADLDALPAPEGSRY; encoded by the coding sequence ATGCGCACCACCACGTTGGGAACCCGAGGTCCGGAGGTCGGCGTCGTCGGTCTCGGCTGCATGGGCATGAGCCACGCCTACGACGATCCGGCCAACCGCGACGACGACGTCTCGATCGGCGTGATCCGGCAAGCCCTCGACCTCGGGGTCACCCTCATCGACACCGCCGACGTCTACGGCCCGTACACGAACGAGGAACTCGTCGGCCGGGCGCTGACCGGGGCGTACCGGGACCGGGCGGTGCTGGCCACCAAGGTCGGCCTCGTTCCCGACGGCAGCTCGGACAGCACCTCGCCCAACTACGGCCGCAACGGGAGCCCCGAGTACATCCGCCGGGCGATCGACGCGAGCCTGCGCCGGCTCGGCACCGATCACGTCGACCTCTACCAGCTGCACCGCGTCGATCCCACCGTCCCGATCGAGGAGACGTGGGGCGCGATGGCGGAGACCGTCGCGGCGGGCAAGGCCCGGCAGATCGGCCTGTCGGAGGTGACCGCGGACGAGATCCGGCGGGCGCAGACGGTGCACCCGGTCGCGTCGGTGCAGTCGGAGCTGTCGTTGTGGACGCGTGATCCGCTGGCCGAGGTGCTGCCCTACTGCGTACGCGAAGGCATCGCGTTCCTGCCGTTCTCGCCGCTGGGCCGCGGCTTCCTCGCGGGCCGGGTCTCGTCCTTCGACGAATTGCCCGCCGACGACTTCCGGCGGCGACTGCCGCGTTTCCAGCAGGACGCGCTGCGGGCCAACCTGGCCCTGGTCGGCCGGGTCCAGGCGGTCGCCGACCGGATCGGGGCCACGCCCGCACAGGTCGCGCTGGCCTGGGTCCTCGCACAGGGCGAGTGGGTCGTCCCGATCCCGGGTACGAAGACCCCGAAGTACCTGATCGACAACGCGGGCGCGGCCGACGTCCGGCTCAGCGCCGAGGATCTCGCCGACCTGGACGCGCTGCCCGCGCCGGAAGGAAGCCGGTACTAG